One region of Pseudomonas alvandae genomic DNA includes:
- a CDS encoding choline ABC transporter substrate-binding protein gives MKGSKPLLLAAMLSLPMLANAAEPAQCSTVNFSDVGWTDITVTTATTSVVLDALGYKTKTTMISVPVTYKSLADGKNMDVFLGNWMPTMENDIKAYREAGTVETVRTNLKGAKYTLAVPQALYDKGLHDFADIPKFKKELDGKIYGIEPGNDGNRLIQSMIEKNAFGLKDAGFKVVESSEAGMLSQVDRASKRGTDVVFLGWAPHPMNTRFKIQYLTGGDDFFGPDFGAATVATNTRKGYSQECSNVGQLLKNLEFTVDMESTLMGNVLDDKMKPEAAAKAWLKKNPQVLDTWLAGVTTIDGKPGLEAVKGKLGL, from the coding sequence ATGAAAGGTTCCAAGCCGTTGTTGTTGGCCGCCATGCTGAGTCTTCCAATGCTGGCCAACGCTGCAGAGCCCGCTCAATGCAGCACCGTCAACTTCTCCGATGTCGGCTGGACCGACATCACCGTAACCACCGCCACCACCAGCGTGGTGCTCGATGCCCTCGGCTACAAGACCAAGACCACGATGATTTCGGTGCCGGTGACCTACAAGTCCCTGGCCGATGGCAAGAACATGGACGTGTTCCTCGGCAACTGGATGCCGACCATGGAAAACGACATCAAGGCCTATCGCGAAGCCGGCACCGTGGAAACCGTGCGCACCAACCTCAAGGGTGCCAAATACACCCTCGCCGTTCCCCAGGCCCTGTATGACAAAGGCCTGCACGATTTCGCCGACATCCCTAAATTCAAGAAAGAGCTCGACGGCAAGATCTACGGGATCGAACCGGGCAACGACGGCAACCGCCTGATCCAGAGCATGATCGAGAAGAACGCCTTCGGTCTGAAGGACGCGGGCTTCAAGGTCGTCGAGTCCAGTGAGGCCGGCATGCTCTCCCAGGTCGATCGCGCCTCCAAGCGCGGGACCGACGTGGTGTTCCTCGGCTGGGCGCCGCATCCGATGAATACCCGCTTCAAAATCCAGTACCTGACCGGCGGCGACGACTTCTTCGGCCCCGACTTCGGCGCCGCTACCGTGGCGACCAACACCCGCAAAGGCTACAGCCAGGAATGCAGCAACGTTGGCCAGCTGTTGAAAAACCTGGAGTTCACCGTCGACATGGAAAGCACGCTGATGGGCAACGTGCTCGACGACAAGATGAAACCCGAGGCCGCCGCCAAGGCCTGGCTGAAGAAAAATCCACAGGTGCTCGATACCTGGCTCGCTGGCGTCACCACCATTGACGGTAAACCTGGCCTGGAGGCCGTGAAAGGCAAGCTCGGTCTGTAA
- the choW gene encoding choline ABC transporter permease subunit, giving the protein MLIDQKIPLGQYIAGFVEWLTQNGANTFDAIALFLETMIHGVTFALTWFNPLALIGLIALLAHFIQRKWGLTVFVIASFLLILNLGYWQETMETLAQVLFATLVCVLIGVPLGIVAAHKPMFYTLMRPVLDLMQTVPTFVYLIPTLTLFGLGVVPGLISTVVFAIAAPIRLTYLGIRDVPEELMDAGKAFGCSRRQLLSRIELPHAMPSIAAGITQCIMLSLSMVVIAALVGADGLGKPVVNALNTADIALGFEAGLAIVLLAIMLDRICKQPDAKVGGDA; this is encoded by the coding sequence ATGCTTATTGATCAGAAAATACCCTTGGGCCAGTACATCGCGGGCTTTGTCGAATGGTTGACGCAAAACGGCGCCAACACTTTCGACGCAATCGCGCTGTTCCTGGAAACGATGATTCACGGCGTGACGTTTGCGCTGACCTGGTTCAACCCCCTGGCCCTGATCGGCCTCATTGCGCTACTGGCGCACTTCATCCAGCGCAAATGGGGCCTGACCGTTTTCGTCATCGCGTCCTTCTTGCTGATCCTCAATCTGGGTTACTGGCAAGAGACCATGGAAACCCTCGCCCAGGTGCTGTTCGCGACCCTGGTCTGCGTGCTGATCGGCGTGCCGCTGGGCATTGTTGCCGCGCACAAGCCGATGTTCTACACCCTGATGCGTCCCGTACTCGATCTGATGCAGACCGTACCGACCTTCGTCTACCTCATTCCTACCCTGACTCTCTTCGGTCTGGGTGTGGTCCCAGGCTTGATCTCCACGGTGGTGTTCGCGATTGCCGCCCCCATCCGCCTGACCTACCTGGGCATCCGCGACGTTCCGGAAGAACTGATGGACGCCGGCAAAGCCTTCGGCTGTTCCCGTCGCCAACTGCTGTCGCGCATCGAACTGCCCCACGCAATGCCAAGCATCGCGGCCGGTATCACCCAGTGCATCATGCTGTCGTTGTCGATGGTGGTAATCGCGGCACTGGTGGGCGCCGACGGCCTGGGCAAACCTGTGGTCAACGCACTGAACACCGCTGATATCGCCCTGGGCTTCGAAGCCGGCCTGGCGATCGTATTGCTGGCGATCATGCTCGACCGAATCTGCAAACAACCCGACGCCAAAGTAGGGGGTGACGCATGA